Proteins from a genomic interval of Trifolium pratense cultivar HEN17-A07 linkage group LG6, ARS_RC_1.1, whole genome shotgun sequence:
- the LOC123892212 gene encoding uncharacterized protein LOC123892212 yields the protein MGESIPVIRVRNNNHIVTYIKSEHTRGESDLEYYERRYYKRLKDDYYEFKISDLTYRCPFCYNKDYSLSDLLRHAYRMTGNSRKTIKDIPKHSVLITYVNWYVNVKFEEAFSIFNNANNNNHANNFHLRHIATETLDDNQPSLPEKLDDPAYKSKLKETEVVVEQDVSVEVDESKDEKEEIDEHDDSEKRIKRMWSLKW from the coding sequence ATGGGAGAATCAATTCCGGTTATTAGGGTTCGCAATAACAACCATATTGTTACGTACATAAAATCAGAACATACTCGTGGTGAATCTGATTTGGAATACTATGAGCGTAGATATTACAAAAGGTTGAAGGATGATTACTACGAGTTTAAAATCTCTGATTTGACATATCGTTGTCCGTTTTGTTACAACAAAGATTACTCGTTGTCCGACCTTTTGAGGCATGCTTACAGAATGACAGGTAACTCGCGTAAAACGATTAAAGATATTCCTAAACATTCTGTTTTGATAACATATGTTAATTGGTATGTTAATGTTAAATTCGAGGAAGCATTTAGCATCTTCAATAATGCCAATAACAACAATCATGCCAATAATTTTCATCTACGTCACATAGCTACTGAAACCCTAGATGATAACCAACCATCTCTTCCCGAGAAACTTGACGATCCTGCTTATAAATCCAAACTGAAAGAAACCGAAGTAGTTGTTGAACAAGATGTTTCGGTTGAAGTTGACGAATCGAAAGATGAGAAGGAAGAGATCGATGAACATGATGATTCAGAAAAGAGGATCAAACGGATGTGGAGTCTAAAATGGTAG